The DNA segment GAGTTGAGGCTGCGGCTGGAACCCACGAAGGGAATGCACGGATGGACACCGAGGGACTCAACCTGCCCGGCCTGGTCGGGCGGCTCAACCTGCGCGAGGAGGTCACGGCGGCGATCCGGGCCGCACTGGTCACGGGCCAGATGCAGCCCGGACAACTGTATTCAGCCCCCAAGCTTGCGGAGCAATTCGGGGTCTCCGCCACCCCGGTGCGCGAGGCCCTGCTGGACCTGGTGACCGAGGGGCACTTCGAGGTGGCCCGCAACAAGGGCTTCCGCGTCCGTCGCCTGAACGCCTCCGAGCTCGACGAACTCGCCGAGATCCGCCTGTACCTTGAGCCTCCGGCGATGGCGGCCGTCGCGCAGGCCGCGGCCTCCACCCCGGAGGTCGCCTCCACGATCACCGCACTGCGCCCATTGGCCGAGGAGATCGTCCGCTTCGCCCAGACCGGGGACCTGCTCGCCTACATCGAGGCGGACACGCAGTTCCACGCGGAGTTCCTCACGATCCACGGCAACGCCCAGCTCGTGGAACTCGTCCGAGACCTGCGCACCCGGTCGCGCCTGTTCGGCCTCGAGAGCCTCTTCGCCTCCGGGGCGCTGTCGACGCTGGCCGAGGAGCACGTCCGCATGGTGGAGCTCGGCGCGCAGGGCCACGCCGAGGAACTCGCCGCCCTCACCCGGCAGCACATCGGCCACGTCCGCGAGGAATGGGCCGGCGACGCTGGAGAGCCGGGGTAGAGATCGGGGTGTCGGACCCAAAACCTTTCTGCAGGGAACGAGGGTGCACCGGCACAGGGTGGAGAGCGGCCGGAAGGTAACCGGCTAATCCGTGGACCGGCCCCATGGTGATATGTAATATGTCACACACCGCATGAGTCGGCCCTTCTCCATCTTCGGAAGGGCTCTCCGCTGCCGCAGGCCGCCACGAGCGGTCGGCACGGGCGTGCTTCCGGGACCCTGCTTCCGAGGTGCTTTTCGCGTCAGGGCTCCGGCCATCCCCGCCCGCCCGGCAAGGAGGAAGCATCCGGGCCCGGGACTGGCCTGTGGTCAGCGCGCCTCGGCCGGCACCCAGCAGCTCAAGCTCGACAGTCCATCCCGCCTGAAAGGTCCCCATGTCTGCCATCAGCCCCCCTGCTGAGCGAGAGAAGTCTCGCCGCGTCCGTAAGGTGATGTCGGCCTCCGCAATCGGTCACTTCGTCGAGTGGTTCGACTTCGCGGTCTACGCCTATGCCGCGCCCGTGATCGCCCGGCAATTCTTCCCGGAGTTCGACACGACCGCGGCGTTGCTCTCCACTTTCGCCGTCTACTCCGTCGGCTTCATCGCCCGCCCCGTGGGCGCCTTCCTGCTGGGCGGTCTCGGTGACCGCTACGGACGCAAGAAGATCCTGGCCGCGGTCATCCTGCTCATGGGCGTGGCCACCACTCTCATCGGCCTGCTCCCCACCTACGCTGCCATCGGCGTCGCGGCACCGATCCTGCTGGTCGTCCTGCGCATGATTCAGGGACTCTCGGCGGCCGGGGAGACTATCGGATCCAACTCCTTTGTCGCCGAGCACTCCCCCATCGCCACCCGCGGACGGAACGTGGGCATCGTCTACACCGCCTCCAACCTCCCGCCGGTTATCGCCGCCCTGCTGGTCCTCGGACTCACGACCGTCCTCTCCGGGGAAGACTACGAGTCCTGGGGATGGCGAATTCCCTTCCTGCTCGGTGCCCCGCTGGCGATCGTGGGACTGTACATCCGGACCCGCGTCGAGGAATCCCCGGCGTTCCTGGAGATGCGCGAGACCCGCCAGGTTGAATCCGCCCCCATCCGCACCGTCTTCTCCGAGCAGTGGCGTGCCATGCTCTTCGTCTTCGCCATGGCCGCCGTGGCCAGCCTCGGTTACTACTCGCTCACCGGGTACTTCTACTCCTACATGACCGTGACGATCGGACTGTCCTCACAGGACGCCCTGCTGTCCAACAGCATCGCCCTGCTCGTCACCTTCGTTACCGTTCCACTCGTCGCGGCCATTTCCGACCGCGTTGGACGCCGCCGAACCCTGCTGACCGCCATGGCCTTCAGCGCGCTGGTCGCCATCCCGGCCTACCTCTTGGTCAGCACCGGCACCCTCGGTGCCGCCATCGGGGCCCAAGCATTGCTCGGGCTGGCCCTCGGCGCAGTGTTCGGGCCTGCCGGGCCGGCCTATGTCGAGATGTTCCCGGCACGGGTGCGCTACACCGGGGCCTCCATCAGCTACAACATGGCCTTCACCATCTTCGGGGGCACCGCGCCCCTGCTGGCCACCTCCCTGATCGCCTGGTCTGGCTCCTCCATCGCCCCCGCCTGGTACATCGTCACCGTCACGGTGCTCGCCTTCGCGGTGCTGTGGACCATGCCGGAAACCAGCCACCGGTCGATGCAGGACGCCGCCCCCGCCCCGGATAAGGACCGTGACGACCAGAGACGGCAGGACGAACTGCGGGACATCGCTGCCGGAACACCCACCGGTCACTGAGACGGTCTCTCCCAACCCAGGCAACGGCCTGCACCAGGTGCGTCCTGCCAGCCATGCCCCCCGAGGACCCCGGGAGAGTCGTGGCCGGAGGCGTCGGCACACTTGATCCCGGCCGCCGACGGCGCCCCTGCCGCGATGCAGGGGCGCCGTCGACCTGTCTAGGGCAACGGGATCCACGTTTCCGCTGAGGCAGGAGGCCTCTTTATTCAGGCGTATGCCGGCGGTCGTCGCGGACGGTCTCCCGTCGCTGCCGGGTCATCTCCTCCAAGGGCATGCCCTCCGACCGCGCCAAAGACTCGGATGCCGCTCGCTTTCCCGGCGCAGCGTTGAAGTCCAATGGCAGGCTCTGTCAGCCTGTTGCTCTGTCAGTCTGTGGTTCCGGAGTCGCCGGGAAGGGCATCGAGGGCCGCTGTGATCTGGTCCTCCGCGGGCACAAGTTCCTGGTCGGCCGGAGGGAGCTGATCGTAGGTGTAGGCGGCGACCGCCATCGGTGAGGTGGCTCGGCCTAGGGAGTACCGCACCGTGTGGTCGTTCTTGGATCCACAGATCAGAATCCCCACGGTGTCGTGATGGAAGGACCGACGTAACTGGTCGTCGACCACGGCCACGTAGAAGTTCAGCTTCCCGGCGTACTCGGGCTGGAACTTGCC comes from the Citricoccus sp. SGAir0253 genome and includes:
- a CDS encoding GntR family transcriptional regulator encodes the protein MDTEGLNLPGLVGRLNLREEVTAAIRAALVTGQMQPGQLYSAPKLAEQFGVSATPVREALLDLVTEGHFEVARNKGFRVRRLNASELDELAEIRLYLEPPAMAAVAQAAASTPEVASTITALRPLAEEIVRFAQTGDLLAYIEADTQFHAEFLTIHGNAQLVELVRDLRTRSRLFGLESLFASGALSTLAEEHVRMVELGAQGHAEELAALTRQHIGHVREEWAGDAGEPG
- a CDS encoding MFS transporter: MSASAIGHFVEWFDFAVYAYAAPVIARQFFPEFDTTAALLSTFAVYSVGFIARPVGAFLLGGLGDRYGRKKILAAVILLMGVATTLIGLLPTYAAIGVAAPILLVVLRMIQGLSAAGETIGSNSFVAEHSPIATRGRNVGIVYTASNLPPVIAALLVLGLTTVLSGEDYESWGWRIPFLLGAPLAIVGLYIRTRVEESPAFLEMRETRQVESAPIRTVFSEQWRAMLFVFAMAAVASLGYYSLTGYFYSYMTVTIGLSSQDALLSNSIALLVTFVTVPLVAAISDRVGRRRTLLTAMAFSALVAIPAYLLVSTGTLGAAIGAQALLGLALGAVFGPAGPAYVEMFPARVRYTGASISYNMAFTIFGGTAPLLATSLIAWSGSSIAPAWYIVTVTVLAFAVLWTMPETSHRSMQDAAPAPDKDRDDQRRQDELRDIAAGTPTGH